A genomic segment from Saccharicrinis carchari encodes:
- a CDS encoding NAD(P)H-dependent glycerol-3-phosphate dehydrogenase gives MDETSRVGIIGSGSWATAIAKMLMNNVYELNWYFRNPKHIKKFRKDGRNPNYLTSVDFDVNNIHFYTDINHIVEDSDIIILAIPSAFLKKTLNELTVPLKGKFVASAVKGLVAEDNMIVGTYLNEICDVPLDNIGIITGPCHAEEVALERLSYLTIACLDVKKGRTFASFLDCSYIKTSVSDDIYGTEYSAVLKNIIAIASGICHGMGYGDNFQAVLISNGIQEIKRFVDTVHPITRDIKSSAYLGDLLVTGYSQFSRNRMFGTMLGKGYSVKYAQMEMLMIAEGYYAVKSIKEINEKYKVNMPITDAVYNIIYERISPSIEIRLLTENLR, from the coding sequence ATGGACGAAACATCAAGAGTTGGCATCATTGGTAGTGGAAGCTGGGCTACAGCCATAGCCAAAATGCTCATGAATAATGTTTATGAGCTGAATTGGTATTTCCGTAATCCAAAACACATTAAAAAGTTCAGGAAGGACGGCCGCAATCCCAATTACCTTACCAGCGTTGATTTTGATGTTAATAACATACACTTTTATACAGATATAAATCATATTGTAGAAGATAGTGACATCATCATCCTGGCTATCCCGTCGGCCTTTCTTAAAAAAACACTGAATGAACTAACGGTACCGCTAAAGGGTAAGTTTGTGGCATCGGCTGTTAAGGGCTTGGTAGCCGAGGACAATATGATTGTGGGCACTTATTTAAATGAAATTTGCGATGTTCCTTTGGATAACATCGGTATTATAACCGGCCCCTGCCATGCCGAAGAGGTAGCGCTGGAACGCCTATCGTACCTTACTATTGCTTGCCTCGACGTAAAAAAAGGACGTACCTTTGCCTCTTTTCTGGATTGCAGTTACATCAAAACCTCCGTTTCGGACGACATATACGGAACGGAATATTCGGCTGTACTTAAAAACATTATAGCCATCGCTTCGGGAATTTGCCACGGCATGGGCTACGGCGATAACTTTCAGGCCGTTTTGATATCGAACGGAATACAGGAAATAAAACGTTTTGTAGATACGGTGCACCCCATAACCCGCGACATCAAAAGCTCGGCCTACCTGGGCGACCTGCTTGTAACGGGTTATTCGCAGTTTAGCCGTAACCGCATGTTTGGCACCATGCTGGGTAAAGGATACTCGGTAAAATATGCCCAAATGGAAATGCTTATGATTGCCGAAGGATATTATGCCGTAAAGAGTATCAAAGAAATTAACGAAAAGTACAAGGTGAACATGCCCATTACCGATGCGGTGTACAATATTATTTACGAACGTATTTCGCCCTCTATTGAAATTCGCCTGCTCACCGAAAATTTAAGATAA
- the lysS gene encoding lysine--tRNA ligase produces MSAIELSEQELLRRNSLQELNKLGINAFPAEEFKISHYSADIKKQFEEEPESLKDVMVAGRIMTRRIMGNASFAEIKDNQGRIQLYFRRDDICPGEDKTMYNTVFKKLLDIGDIIGVKGYVFKTQMGETSIHVKEFKVLTKALKPLPIVKEKDGKTYDAFTDPEQRYRQRYVDLIVNDQVKDTFIKRTKIINTMRNFFNEKGYMEVETPILQAIPGGAAARPFVTHHNALNIPLYLRIANELYLKRLIVGGFDGVYEFAKDFRNEGMDRTHNPEFTVMEIYVAYKDYKWMMNFTEEMVERVALALHGTTEVKLGDKVIDFKRPYKRITMLDSIKEHTGIDINGMNEEELFKVCEQLGVETDPSMGKGKLIDEIFGERCEGNYIQPTFITDYPVEMSPLSKKHRDNPELTERFELLVNGKELANAYTELNDPIDQLARFQDQMKLSEKGDDEAMFIDMDFVRALEYGMPPTSGMGIGVDRLTMLMTNQQSIQEVLLFPQMRPEKKVENDSEEKYMALGIDQPWVEVIQKLGYKKAEALKEVKPTKLHQELCGFNKKNKLGYTNPSMDEVKAWLA; encoded by the coding sequence ATGAGTGCCATAGAACTAAGCGAACAGGAATTGCTCCGACGGAACAGTCTTCAAGAATTAAATAAATTGGGAATTAATGCTTTCCCAGCCGAAGAATTTAAAATTTCCCATTACTCCGCAGATATCAAAAAACAGTTTGAAGAGGAGCCTGAGAGCTTGAAGGATGTTATGGTAGCCGGCAGAATAATGACCCGCCGTATCATGGGCAATGCTTCGTTTGCCGAAATTAAAGACAATCAGGGACGCATTCAATTGTACTTTAGACGCGATGATATTTGCCCCGGCGAGGACAAGACCATGTACAATACCGTATTTAAAAAGTTACTGGATATAGGTGACATAATAGGTGTAAAAGGCTATGTGTTTAAAACGCAGATGGGCGAAACCTCTATTCACGTAAAAGAATTTAAGGTACTTACCAAAGCCTTAAAACCACTACCCATAGTAAAAGAAAAGGACGGCAAAACCTACGATGCCTTTACCGATCCTGAGCAACGCTATCGCCAGCGTTATGTAGATTTAATTGTGAACGATCAGGTTAAAGATACCTTTATAAAGCGCACCAAAATTATTAACACGATGCGCAACTTTTTTAACGAAAAGGGATACATGGAAGTGGAAACGCCCATACTACAGGCTATTCCCGGAGGCGCTGCCGCACGCCCTTTTGTTACACATCACAACGCACTTAACATACCGCTGTATCTGCGTATTGCCAACGAGCTTTACTTAAAACGATTGATAGTGGGTGGCTTTGACGGCGTATATGAATTTGCCAAGGATTTTCGTAATGAGGGAATGGATCGCACCCATAACCCCGAATTTACCGTGATGGAGATTTATGTGGCTTACAAGGACTATAAGTGGATGATGAACTTTACCGAAGAAATGGTAGAGCGCGTTGCCCTTGCCCTGCACGGCACAACAGAGGTTAAGCTGGGCGACAAGGTAATTGACTTTAAACGTCCCTACAAAAGAATTACCATGCTCGATTCCATTAAGGAACATACAGGCATCGACATCAACGGCATGAACGAAGAGGAATTGTTTAAGGTATGTGAACAACTAGGCGTTGAAACAGATCCCTCAATGGGCAAAGGCAAGCTCATAGACGAAATTTTTGGCGAAAGATGCGAAGGAAATTATATACAACCTACTTTCATTACCGATTATCCTGTTGAGATGTCACCGCTAAGCAAAAAGCATCGCGACAATCCTGAACTCACCGAGCGATTTGAACTGTTAGTTAACGGAAAAGAATTGGCCAATGCCTATACCGAGCTCAACGACCCCATCGACCAGTTGGCACGTTTTCAGGATCAAATGAAACTATCGGAAAAAGGCGATGACGAAGCTATGTTTATCGATATGGACTTTGTGCGTGCACTGGAATACGGCATGCCCCCCACATCGGGAATGGGCATTGGCGTAGATAGGCTCACGATGCTCATGACCAACCAGCAATCCATACAGGAAGTTCTCCTTTTTCCACAAATGCGTCCGGAAAAAAAGGTGGAAAACGATAGTGAAGAAAAGTATATGGCACTGGGCATCGACCAACCCTGGGTAGAGGTTATACAGAAATTGGGCTATAAAAAAGCAGAAGCCTTAAAAGAAGTAAAACCTACTAAACTGCACCAGGAGCTGTGTGGTTTCAACAAAAAAAACAAGCTGGGCTACACCAATCCATCCATGGACGAAGTAAAAGCATGGTTAGCATAG
- the lipA gene encoding lipoyl synthase, which yields MKINTRTKKPDWLKIQLPNTADYKWMHQTIRDNKLHTICTSGKCPNAAECWGAGTATFMILGDICTRACKFCNVKTGKPLAVDTKEPLRIARSIKIMKLKHAVITSVDRDDLEDGGAGIWAKTILKVKELNPGITQEVLIPDFNGLHHLIQQVIDAKPEVISHNLETSRRITPIIRSRAKYDLSLEVLKYIADAGVVAKTGIMVGIGETEEEVLQTMKDAYNVGVKVFTIGQYLQPSKEHLPVAEYVTPEQFAKYKKAGLEMGFKYVESGPMVRSSYHAERHINALKAEN from the coding sequence ATGAAAATAAATACAAGAACTAAAAAACCGGACTGGTTAAAGATACAGCTTCCTAATACGGCAGATTATAAATGGATGCACCAAACCATCCGCGATAATAAATTACACACCATCTGTACCAGTGGTAAATGCCCCAATGCCGCTGAATGTTGGGGGGCCGGTACGGCTACATTTATGATTTTGGGCGATATTTGTACACGGGCATGTAAGTTTTGCAATGTTAAAACAGGAAAGCCCCTGGCTGTAGATACTAAAGAGCCTCTGCGCATAGCTCGCTCCATAAAAATTATGAAGCTTAAACATGCAGTGATAACCTCTGTAGACCGGGACGACCTGGAGGACGGTGGTGCTGGTATCTGGGCAAAGACTATTTTAAAGGTGAAGGAATTGAATCCCGGTATAACGCAGGAGGTGTTAATACCCGACTTTAACGGGCTCCACCATTTAATTCAGCAGGTGATAGATGCAAAGCCTGAGGTGATATCGCATAATCTGGAAACATCACGACGCATTACACCTATTATCCGTAGCCGGGCAAAATACGATTTGAGTCTGGAGGTGCTTAAATACATTGCCGATGCAGGTGTTGTGGCAAAAACAGGTATTATGGTTGGCATAGGCGAAACAGAAGAAGAAGTGTTGCAAACCATGAAGGATGCTTATAATGTAGGCGTAAAAGTATTTACTATTGGCCAATATTTACAGCCCAGTAAAGAACATTTGCCTGTGGCGGAATATGTTACGCCGGAGCAGTTTGCAAAATACAAAAAAGCAGGGTTGGAGATGGGCTTTAAATATGTAGAAAGCGGCCCCATGGTGCGTTCATCCTATCATGCCGAAAGACATATCAATGCATTAAAAGCTGAAAATTAA
- the lipB gene encoding lipoyl(octanoyl) transferase LipB has protein sequence MNSTVKFEDLGLVEYKKAWDYQERVFDSTIGTKLFNREHPEDPKPIVHKLLFCEHPHVYTLGRSGAVNNLLINDAFLKQINATYYKSNRGGDITYHGPGQIVGYPIFDLEEMGLTIKKYIYLLEESIINCVADYNLKGDRLEGATGVWLDVGVPGKARKICAIGVKASRYVSMHGFALNVNTDLGYFNHINPCGFVDKGVTSLEKELGQKQNFELVKKNLLARIKSVFQIKLG, from the coding sequence ATGAACAGCACCGTTAAATTTGAAGACTTGGGTTTAGTTGAGTACAAAAAAGCCTGGGATTATCAGGAGCGTGTTTTTGACTCAACGATAGGTACAAAGTTATTCAACAGGGAGCATCCCGAAGATCCAAAGCCTATAGTCCACAAACTCTTGTTTTGCGAGCATCCGCATGTTTATACCTTGGGCCGCAGTGGAGCGGTAAATAACTTGTTGATTAATGATGCTTTTTTAAAGCAGATAAACGCTACCTATTATAAAAGTAACCGAGGTGGCGATATCACCTATCACGGCCCCGGACAGATTGTAGGTTACCCTATCTTTGATTTAGAAGAGATGGGGTTGACCATAAAAAAATATATCTATTTATTAGAGGAGTCGATTATCAACTGTGTTGCTGATTATAATTTGAAAGGCGATCGGCTCGAGGGAGCTACCGGGGTATGGTTAGATGTGGGAGTGCCCGGTAAAGCACGTAAGATTTGTGCCATAGGCGTCAAGGCCAGTCGTTATGTTAGCATGCATGGATTTGCGCTAAACGTGAATACAGATTTGGGCTATTTTAACCATATCAATCCGTGTGGTTTTGTAGACAAAGGAGTTACCTCACTTGAAAAAGAACTGGGCCAAAAGCAGAATTTTGAGCTCGTAAAGAAAAACTTGCTTGCTCGTATCAAAAGTGTATTCCAAATCAAATTGGGGTAG